A stretch of Pseudomonadota bacterium DNA encodes these proteins:
- the cyaY gene encoding iron donor protein CyaY: protein MDEKRYHAIADATLMHCYDQLEDAFEAGAIDELELQGGILTIKTMSGRTYLATKHAPSMELWFASPVSGGLHFTFNESDQRWQLPNGTLFYELLRGELLAENIEVVL from the coding sequence ATGGATGAGAAACGATACCACGCGATTGCCGATGCGACATTGATGCATTGCTACGACCAGCTCGAAGACGCCTTCGAGGCCGGGGCCATCGACGAGTTGGAGCTGCAAGGCGGCATCCTCACCATTAAAACCATGAGCGGCCGCACCTACCTTGCCACCAAGCACGCGCCCTCGATGGAGCTGTGGTTCGCCTCACCGGTTTCCGGCGGGCTGCATTTCACCTTCAACGAAAGCGACCAGCGCTGGCAACTGCCCAACGGCACATTGTTCTATGAACTGCTGCGCGGCGAATTGCTCGCGGAAAATATCGAGGTGGTGCTGTGA
- a CDS encoding ABC transporter transmembrane domain-containing protein has product MTAKTEQPAKGRLSSLRYLLGYLKPYQRHTIGACVALVFTSSGVLGMGTALRYLIDQGIAKGNQQLLGQGYLILLGVVVALAIGTYTRYLLVSWIGERVVADIRRDVFGKVLSMHTAYFESTRTGDLLSRITTDTTLLQTVVGSSVSLFLRNTLLFIGGFTMLMITSVKLSEYVLLMLPLVLLPIITLGKRVRVLSRSTQNKVGDISAHAEETIGAIRTIHAMALEDAENIRFGGLIDDTVKTALSRIRMRALLTAIVICLIFGAIVTVLYIGGQDVIAGRISAGDLSAFIFYAVVVAGALGAVSEVFGELQRAAGATERLMELMQLEPEIKAPSTPYHFAKPPEGRLSFEHVTFHYASRPDAAALANVSFRIEPGETVAIVGPSGAGKTTIFQMLLRFYDPQFGIIRIDGHDVRTLVPREWRSYIGIVPQDPVIFSTTAWENIRAGKPSATDEEVRAAARAASALDFLEALPDGLNTYLGEKGVRLSGGQRQRVAIARAIVRNPSLLLLDEATSALDAENETAIQTALETIMKERTTLVIAHRLSTVISADRIIVLNNGKIEETGTHTQLLASSALYRRLAELQFHD; this is encoded by the coding sequence GTGACCGCAAAAACCGAACAGCCGGCCAAAGGCCGCCTCAGCTCGCTGCGTTATTTGCTGGGCTACCTGAAACCCTATCAACGCCACACCATCGGCGCGTGCGTCGCGCTTGTCTTCACCTCTTCGGGCGTGCTCGGCATGGGCACGGCGCTGCGTTACCTGATCGACCAGGGCATCGCCAAGGGCAACCAACAGCTGCTCGGCCAGGGCTATCTGATTCTGCTCGGCGTCGTCGTCGCGCTCGCGATCGGCACCTATACCCGTTACCTGCTCGTCTCGTGGATCGGTGAGCGCGTGGTGGCCGATATTCGCCGCGATGTGTTTGGCAAAGTGCTCTCCATGCACACCGCCTATTTTGAATCGACCCGCACCGGCGACCTGCTCTCGCGCATCACCACCGACACCACCTTGCTGCAAACGGTCGTCGGTTCCTCGGTGTCGCTGTTCCTGCGTAACACGCTGCTGTTCATCGGCGGCTTCACCATGCTGATGATCACGAGCGTCAAGCTCTCGGAATATGTGCTGCTGATGCTGCCGCTGGTGCTGCTGCCCATCATCACGCTGGGCAAACGCGTGCGGGTGCTGTCGCGCAGCACACAAAACAAAGTCGGCGATATTTCGGCCCATGCGGAAGAAACCATCGGCGCGATCCGCACCATCCACGCGATGGCGCTGGAGGATGCGGAAAACATCCGCTTCGGCGGGCTGATCGATGATACGGTCAAAACCGCGCTCTCGCGCATCCGCATGCGGGCGCTGCTGACGGCCATTGTTATCTGCCTCATTTTCGGCGCCATCGTCACCGTGCTCTATATCGGCGGGCAGGATGTGATTGCCGGGCGCATTTCCGCAGGTGATCTTTCGGCATTCATCTTTTATGCCGTGGTCGTCGCCGGGGCGCTGGGCGCAGTCAGCGAAGTGTTTGGCGAGCTGCAACGCGCGGCGGGTGCCACCGAGCGGCTGATGGAACTGATGCAGCTGGAGCCGGAAATCAAGGCCCCTTCCACGCCCTACCATTTCGCCAAGCCGCCTGAAGGTCGCCTGTCGTTCGAGCATGTGACCTTCCATTACGCCTCACGGCCGGATGCGGCGGCGCTGGCCAATGTTTCCTTCCGCATCGAGCCGGGCGAGACGGTCGCCATCGTCGGCCCTTCGGGCGCAGGCAAAACCACCATCTTCCAGATGCTGCTGCGGTTCTATGATCCGCAATTTGGCATCATCCGCATCGACGGGCATGATGTGCGCACGCTGGTGCCGCGCGAGTGGCGCAGCTATATCGGCATCGTGCCGCAGGACCCGGTGATTTTCTCGACCACCGCCTGGGAAAATATCCGCGCCGGGAAACCCAGCGCCACCGATGAGGAAGTGCGCGCTGCGGCGCGCGCCGCCTCCGCGCTCGATTTCCTCGAAGCATTGCCGGATGGGCTCAACACCTATCTGGGCGAAAAAGGCGTGCGGCTTTCGGGCGGCCAGCGCCAGCGCGTCGCCATTGCGCGCGCCATTGTGCGCAACCCATCGCTGCTGCTGCTGGATGAAGCAACCAGCGCGCTGGATGCCGAGAACGAAACCGCCATTCAGACCGCGCTTGAAACCATCATGAAAGAGCGCACGACGCTGGTCATCGCCCACCGGCTTTCCACCGTCATCAGCGCCGACCGCATCATTGTGCTCAATAACGGCAAGATCGAGGAAACCGGCACGCACACGCAGCTGCTGGCCAGCAGCGCGCTCTATCGCCGCCTTGCTGAACTGCAATTCCACGACTAG
- a CDS encoding GNAT family N-acetyltransferase, with protein MTITILPFAPELAPLFDRLNRDWIEQYFTIELFDDLVLTQPEKMILATGGEIWFAALDGTVIATCALLPFAPGVLEFTKLGVDERARGHGVARALLRHCRERARAKGAHTLKIFTNTALAPACALYRSEQFVEVPMSDEQRARYVRGNIMFDNAL; from the coding sequence ATGACGATCACGATTCTCCCCTTCGCGCCGGAGCTGGCGCCGCTGTTCGACCGGCTCAACCGTGATTGGATCGAGCAGTATTTCACCATCGAACTGTTCGATGACCTCGTGCTCACCCAACCCGAAAAAATGATCCTCGCCACCGGCGGCGAGATCTGGTTCGCGGCACTGGATGGCACGGTGATCGCCACTTGCGCGCTGTTGCCGTTTGCGCCGGGGGTGCTGGAATTCACCAAGCTCGGGGTGGATGAACGGGCGCGCGGCCACGGTGTCGCCCGCGCGCTGCTGCGCCATTGCCGTGAGCGGGCCCGCGCTAAAGGTGCGCATACGTTGAAGATTTTTACCAACACCGCCCTCGCCCCGGCCTGCGCACTCTATCGCAGCGAGCAGTTTGTTGAGGTGCCGATGAGCGACGAGCAACGCGCCCGCTATGTGCGTGGCAACATCATGTTCGATAACGCGCTGTAA
- a CDS encoding OmpA family protein has translation MPLLDVFSTKATRAVLLCSVCSFVWMQPLAATARDLVPESPSVEVNLGALRGLKPATYMPIAPAAPAPQKPLKHVAHPAPAPVAAAPVPAPAPVYIAPAPVVAPYVPPAPAPVAPAAAPVAVPEVKRIVPVEQPTYVPPAPLMKAPVAVVKPAPVKPEPVKPALPPKPVEKMAPLPEPVKAAPAAPAPAPAPAPLKAAAGKEKPKADKADTTAVWQTPPLAPVLPAPPAVKAENPADKAAPVESVQQSSNAVPALPPAVFPARTPAAAALPLPPVPAAPVAPLPATPLAAAKVVAPLAPLPNIGALPELAKAKDAKPLEAAKEAPKDAPKLPAPPSISTAPLMVPVDKPSNGLPPSVNERLKKTFNAEPEKEGVVSDTKTLKNTMVETKKAAAEKAAKAAPVVPPALPAVPVAPAKATPDVPALPVAAVEPAKAEPALPPVPAVAPAAKLPAVPATPAEPVKKEAALPVIPPLPAKVEAAAKPAEAPKFADLSKKEGGIPALPVVNKLPTPPLPLPAKTDTAVVKPPALPTPVSAVKSVEAEKLPPATLPAAAPKKEVSVEAAPAKPVVLPKAEIAAVPKMDAKTAALPAVPELPKPPVAAAVKKPEAEATDPALPTPGTLVLPPKSKLPSLAAITGDKPPVSSLDVVQPKDGITATPLDAKPQAAVVVATASALPALPKFPTGDSAPSAKATPPALPLPKVEKPAPAKAVTPPAPAAVAPAPAVAAAVKAPTPAAAAPVAAVKMPAGIPALPPMLPLPGKTAQPAPALPLPAAKAVPALPAIPAPVAAVKEAPAKVEVKAEPAAAPAPMPTPALPAADGSGDNPSKLAKTVAFPTDKSDLSDDAKASLTDIAEKVKKSQGRVRVVAYASGTAEQGPVAKRTSLSRGLRIRAFLIEKGVNQLSIDVQALGNQVPSGSADRADVFTK, from the coding sequence ATGCCATTACTTGACGTATTCTCGACGAAAGCAACCCGTGCCGTGCTGCTATGCAGCGTTTGCAGCTTTGTGTGGATGCAGCCGCTGGCCGCCACCGCGCGCGACCTCGTGCCCGAGAGCCCCAGCGTGGAAGTCAATCTCGGGGCCTTGCGCGGGCTGAAACCGGCAACTTATATGCCCATCGCGCCTGCCGCCCCGGCACCGCAGAAACCTTTGAAACACGTGGCGCACCCAGCGCCTGCGCCTGTGGCAGCGGCCCCCGTTCCCGCGCCAGCCCCGGTTTATATCGCCCCGGCGCCCGTGGTGGCGCCCTATGTGCCGCCTGCTCCTGCACCCGTCGCGCCTGCTGCGGCACCGGTGGCGGTGCCGGAAGTCAAACGCATCGTGCCCGTCGAGCAACCGACCTATGTGCCGCCGGCACCGTTGATGAAAGCGCCCGTCGCTGTCGTCAAGCCAGCGCCCGTGAAACCAGAGCCGGTGAAGCCTGCGCTGCCGCCAAAACCTGTCGAGAAAATGGCGCCGTTGCCAGAACCGGTGAAGGCCGCACCTGCAGCACCCGCCCCCGCGCCTGCGCCCGCCCCACTGAAAGCGGCCGCTGGCAAAGAAAAACCAAAAGCCGATAAGGCTGACACGACCGCTGTCTGGCAAACCCCGCCGTTGGCACCGGTCTTGCCAGCCCCACCTGCGGTGAAGGCCGAAAACCCTGCGGATAAGGCTGCGCCGGTGGAATCCGTCCAGCAATCCTCCAACGCGGTGCCTGCCTTGCCGCCTGCCGTGTTCCCGGCGCGCACGCCTGCCGCTGCTGCATTGCCATTGCCGCCTGTGCCTGCGGCTCCCGTTGCGCCGCTTCCTGCTACGCCGCTTGCTGCGGCAAAAGTAGTCGCGCCGCTTGCGCCGTTACCTAACATCGGCGCCTTGCCGGAGCTTGCAAAAGCCAAGGATGCGAAACCGCTAGAAGCCGCGAAGGAAGCGCCCAAAGACGCGCCGAAACTGCCCGCGCCGCCGTCAATTTCAACCGCACCGCTGATGGTGCCGGTGGACAAACCGTCCAACGGATTGCCGCCATCGGTCAATGAGCGGTTGAAGAAAACCTTCAATGCCGAGCCAGAAAAAGAGGGTGTCGTCAGCGATACCAAAACCCTGAAAAATACCATGGTCGAGACTAAAAAAGCCGCCGCAGAGAAAGCCGCAAAAGCCGCACCTGTTGTGCCGCCTGCCTTGCCCGCCGTTCCTGTTGCGCCAGCTAAAGCAACGCCGGATGTGCCAGCGCTTCCGGTTGCTGCTGTGGAGCCTGCGAAGGCCGAGCCAGCCTTGCCGCCAGTGCCAGCAGTCGCACCTGCCGCCAAGTTACCGGCTGTGCCCGCAACGCCTGCGGAGCCCGTGAAGAAAGAGGCAGCGCTGCCGGTGATCCCGCCATTGCCTGCGAAAGTGGAAGCCGCCGCGAAACCAGCGGAAGCGCCGAAATTCGCCGATCTCAGCAAGAAAGAAGGCGGCATTCCCGCCTTGCCGGTGGTGAACAAATTGCCGACACCACCACTACCGCTGCCCGCTAAAACGGATACAGCCGTCGTGAAGCCGCCTGCCTTGCCAACACCGGTGAGCGCCGTCAAATCCGTGGAGGCTGAAAAACTGCCACCCGCTACCTTGCCCGCCGCCGCACCGAAGAAAGAGGTGAGCGTGGAAGCCGCACCTGCCAAACCGGTCGTGCTGCCAAAAGCGGAAATTGCGGCGGTGCCAAAAATGGATGCGAAGACAGCGGCATTACCTGCCGTGCCGGAGTTGCCCAAGCCCCCAGTCGCTGCCGCGGTGAAAAAGCCGGAAGCGGAAGCGACCGACCCCGCTTTGCCAACACCGGGCACCCTGGTCCTGCCGCCGAAATCGAAATTGCCATCGCTGGCAGCAATCACCGGCGACAAACCGCCGGTGAGCTCGCTCGATGTGGTGCAGCCGAAGGATGGCATTACCGCCACGCCGCTGGATGCGAAGCCGCAGGCGGCGGTAGTGGTCGCCACCGCTTCGGCGCTGCCAGCCTTGCCGAAATTCCCAACGGGTGACAGCGCGCCAAGCGCCAAAGCGACGCCGCCAGCACTGCCATTGCCCAAGGTCGAAAAGCCTGCCCCGGCAAAAGCGGTGACGCCACCTGCGCCTGCAGCCGTTGCGCCAGCTCCAGCCGTTGCCGCAGCCGTAAAGGCACCAACACCTGCGGCAGCAGCCCCAGTTGCGGCAGTGAAAATGCCTGCCGGTATTCCGGCATTGCCGCCGATGTTGCCATTGCCCGGCAAGACCGCACAGCCTGCGCCAGCCCTGCCATTACCGGCGGCCAAAGCAGTGCCTGCGTTACCGGCCATTCCGGCGCCTGTTGCAGCGGTGAAAGAAGCCCCCGCGAAAGTGGAGGTGAAAGCCGAGCCCGCTGCTGCTCCCGCCCCAATGCCAACGCCTGCGCTCCCGGCAGCGGATGGGAGCGGCGATAACCCATCGAAACTGGCAAAAACGGTTGCCTTCCCGACCGATAAATCCGACCTCAGCGATGATGCGAAAGCAAGCCTGACCGACATTGCCGAGAAGGTGAAGAAGTCGCAGGGCCGCGTGCGTGTGGTTGCTTACGCATCGGGCACGGCGGAGCAGGGGCCGGTGGCGAAGCGCACCTCGCTGTCGCGGGGCTTACGCATCCGCGCCTTCCTGATCGAGAAGGGCGTGAACCAGCTGAGCATCGACGTGCAGGCGCTCGGCAACCAGGTGCCAAGCGGCAGCGCCGACCGGGCGGATGTGTTCACGAAATAA
- a CDS encoding inositol monophosphatase family protein: MLTSPLITVMTAAVRKAARGVVRDFGEVDKLQVSKKGAANFVTNADLRTDKILIEELGKARPKFGFLTEEHGIIEGADKNHRFVIDPIDGTTNFIHAIAYISISVAAQKKTNNGAWETIAGVVYDPIHDEMFWAEEKAGAYLNNARLRGSMRKEDLLLSTSSPRKSREGYEQTMNGFIRVIEHGATVRCSGSAALDLAYVAAGRLDGTWYQRLNIWDMAAGALIVKEAGGTVRAIDGTEIVTDGSGSVLATAPHLYTTIAGLLSPKA, translated from the coding sequence ATGTTGACTTCCCCGCTGATTACCGTGATGACCGCCGCCGTGCGCAAAGCCGCGCGTGGTGTCGTGCGCGATTTTGGCGAAGTGGATAAATTGCAGGTCAGCAAAAAAGGTGCCGCCAACTTCGTCACCAACGCCGACCTGCGCACGGATAAGATCCTGATCGAGGAGCTGGGCAAGGCCCGCCCCAAATTCGGTTTCCTGACGGAAGAGCATGGCATCATCGAAGGGGCGGATAAAAACCACCGCTTCGTGATCGACCCGATCGATGGCACCACCAACTTCATCCACGCGATTGCTTATATTTCGATTTCGGTCGCCGCCCAGAAAAAAACCAATAACGGCGCGTGGGAAACCATCGCCGGTGTGGTCTATGACCCGATCCATGACGAAATGTTCTGGGCCGAGGAAAAAGCGGGCGCCTATCTCAACAACGCCCGCCTGCGCGGCTCCATGCGCAAGGAAGACTTGCTGCTCTCCACCTCCTCGCCGCGCAAGAGCCGCGAGGGATATGAGCAAACCATGAACGGCTTCATCCGCGTGATCGAACATGGCGCCACGGTGCGTTGCTCCGGCTCCGCCGCGCTCGACCTTGCCTATGTCGCCGCCGGCCGGTTGGATGGCACCTGGTACCAGCGCCTCAATATCTGGGACATGGCGGCCGGGGCGCTCATCGTCAAGGAAGCCGGTGGCACCGTGCGCGCGATCGATGGCACCGAAATTGTTACCGATGGCAGCGGCAGTGTGCTTGCCACCGCGCCGCATCTCTACACGACCATCGCGGGCCTGCTTTCGCCTAAGGCGTAA
- a CDS encoding DMT family transporter, which produces MQTHSPEDLRRGYLCAAVVVTIWTGFILVSRMGGKSSLTPYDLIALRYGVAAIAILPFWWHHRTNLLEWRKLALALVGALGFTLFAFNGFRHAPANHAAILLQGFLPFTVSVMAYFILDERPTRRRLAGLGLVALGVSSIALESFGSSGLTVLGDGMLVGASLCWALYTVLLRRWNMPPMDATIAVTLISTVLYLPIYLLLLPKNIAATPLMDCVGFALYQGVIVAVVQMIFYTKSVALLGASRLAMVASIVPVLASLGAVPLLGEPLTLPIAVGLVFTVLGAWVGNSRGATRPIPSAS; this is translated from the coding sequence ATGCAAACGCACAGCCCTGAAGATCTCCGCCGCGGCTATCTCTGTGCTGCGGTTGTTGTCACCATCTGGACCGGGTTCATCCTCGTCTCACGCATGGGCGGCAAAAGCAGCCTCACCCCCTATGACCTGATCGCGCTGCGTTACGGCGTTGCCGCTATCGCCATTTTACCATTCTGGTGGCACCACCGTACCAACCTGCTGGAATGGCGCAAGCTGGCGCTGGCGCTTGTCGGCGCGCTGGGGTTCACACTGTTCGCCTTCAACGGCTTCCGCCATGCCCCGGCCAACCATGCGGCGATTTTGCTGCAGGGGTTCCTGCCCTTCACCGTCTCGGTGATGGCCTATTTCATTCTCGATGAGCGGCCCACCCGGCGGCGGCTGGCGGGCCTTGGCCTTGTCGCGCTCGGCGTCAGCAGCATTGCACTGGAAAGCTTTGGCAGCAGCGGCCTGACCGTGCTGGGCGATGGCATGCTGGTCGGCGCGTCGCTGTGCTGGGCGCTTTACACCGTGCTGCTGCGCCGCTGGAACATGCCGCCGATGGATGCGACCATCGCCGTCACCTTGATTTCAACCGTGCTATACCTGCCGATTTACCTGCTGCTTCTGCCCAAAAACATCGCCGCCACGCCGCTGATGGATTGCGTCGGCTTTGCGCTGTATCAGGGCGTCATCGTCGCCGTGGTGCAGATGATTTTCTATACGAAAAGCGTCGCCCTGCTCGGCGCCTCGCGGCTGGCCATGGTCGCTAGCATCGTGCCGGTGCTGGCATCGCTGGGGGCTGTCCCACTGCTCGGCGAACCGCTGACCCTGCCGATTGCTGTCGGTCTGGTGTTCACGGTGCTAGGTGCATGGGTCGGCAACAGCCGAGGCGCAACGCGCCCGATACCGTCCGCATCCTAA
- the efp gene encoding elongation factor P: MRIDGSTVRAGMVLEFEGKLWMVTSHEIRTPGNLRSFNQVEMKDIKSGNKRGLRLRPDEAMERVTLDQRDFQYLYREGDTLTFMDQENYEQIIMQADFLGDRAAFLQDGMVVQVEMHEANPIGVKLPDQVILEIVEADPVVKGQTASSSYKPAKLENGVRVMVPPFIGMGDRIVVNTNELTYVERAK, translated from the coding sequence ATGCGTATTGATGGATCGACCGTCCGCGCCGGTATGGTGCTTGAGTTCGAAGGCAAATTGTGGATGGTGACGAGCCATGAAATCCGCACGCCGGGCAACCTGCGCTCGTTCAACCAGGTCGAGATGAAAGACATCAAGAGCGGTAACAAGCGTGGCCTGCGCCTGCGCCCGGATGAGGCGATGGAGCGCGTGACGCTCGACCAGCGCGACTTCCAGTATCTCTACCGCGAAGGCGACACGCTGACCTTCATGGATCAGGAAAATTACGAGCAGATCATCATGCAGGCCGATTTCCTCGGCGACCGCGCTGCCTTCCTGCAGGACGGCATGGTGGTGCAGGTGGAAATGCATGAAGCCAACCCGATCGGCGTCAAACTGCCCGACCAGGTGATCCTCGAAATCGTCGAGGCCGATCCCGTAGTGAAAGGCCAGACTGCATCCTCGTCCTACAAGCCCGCCAAGCTCGAAAACGGCGTGCGCGTGATGGTGCCGCCATTCATCGGCATGGGCGACCGGATCGTGGTCAACACCAACGAGCTGACTTACGTCGAACGCGCGAAGTAG